In Bremerella alba, one DNA window encodes the following:
- a CDS encoding DUF1549 and DUF1553 domain-containing protein: MFCLAATTAQAETSIREINVYPSSIELLTKRDVQCYVVVATRDDDVTLDVTAQATATLASEGSVKRDGNLILPIADGETTLKIEYAGHKVDVPVKVAKATEERPVSFHLDVMPLFMRAGCNTGSCHGAARGKDGFRLSLFGFDPAGDHFRSTREQATRRINLANPEASLLLEKAAGVVPHTGGKLFEKDSNYYATMLRWLETGAKLDEGEVPRCDKIEIYPPKAVLEGEGAQQSFIVKAFYSDGTTRDVTDLAVFMSNNDNSAPIDEHGLCTASKRGEAFVMARYDTHTVGSQVVVLPKDLQYEKPQVAGNYIDELVGAKLHKLRIVPSEVCSDEEFLRRATVDITGLLPSEEEYNQFMADTSADKRVKLIDRLLERKEFSEIWAMRWAELLMIKSTNRVSNKSAFLYYSWLTEQISNDVPLDQMVRDLLSASGGTFSNPPTNYYEIETDTLKTAENVAQVFMGLRTQCAQCHNHPFDRWTMDDYYSFASFFAQIGRKNTEDYRERIIYNRAGGDVRHLVGNKVMEPKFLGGVVPEMKGRDRREVLAEWLTAPENPYFASSVANRLWASFFGIGIVDPVDDVRVSNPASNPELYETLGNKLVEYNYDFKKLVRDICASKAYQRATVPNDSNKTDTKNFAYAQVRRIPAELLLDCISQATSHDEKFKGLPLGSRAVQIADGKTSNYFLTTFGRSQRETVCSCEATTSPTLSQALHMLNGAATQDKIGRGKLIETWIKEEQTNDQIVDKIYIRCLSRKPTAEEREKLTAVLKEEENRQRGLEDVFWAVLNSREFMFNH, encoded by the coding sequence ATGTTTTGTCTGGCAGCAACCACTGCCCAGGCCGAGACCTCCATTCGCGAAATTAACGTCTATCCCAGCTCGATCGAGTTACTGACCAAACGAGATGTTCAGTGCTATGTGGTCGTCGCAACTCGCGACGATGACGTCACGCTGGATGTCACCGCCCAGGCAACCGCGACGCTGGCTTCCGAGGGAAGCGTCAAACGGGATGGCAACTTGATCCTGCCCATCGCCGATGGTGAAACCACCTTGAAGATCGAGTATGCCGGCCATAAGGTCGATGTTCCCGTGAAAGTCGCCAAAGCGACCGAAGAACGCCCGGTGAGTTTTCATCTCGATGTGATGCCGCTCTTCATGCGTGCTGGATGTAACACCGGTAGCTGCCATGGTGCGGCCCGCGGTAAGGACGGCTTCCGTCTGTCGCTGTTTGGTTTCGACCCGGCTGGCGACCATTTCCGTAGCACGCGCGAACAGGCAACTCGCCGTATCAACCTCGCAAATCCCGAAGCCAGTTTGCTGCTGGAAAAAGCTGCTGGCGTCGTGCCTCATACCGGCGGCAAGCTTTTCGAGAAAGATTCTAACTACTATGCCACTATGCTGCGTTGGTTGGAAACGGGCGCGAAGCTAGACGAAGGCGAAGTACCCCGCTGCGATAAGATTGAGATCTATCCGCCCAAGGCTGTCCTCGAAGGGGAAGGGGCTCAGCAGTCGTTCATCGTCAAAGCGTTTTACTCGGATGGTACCACGCGTGACGTGACCGATTTGGCCGTCTTCATGTCCAACAACGACAACTCGGCCCCGATCGATGAGCACGGTTTGTGCACGGCCTCGAAGCGTGGCGAAGCGTTTGTCATGGCTCGCTATGATACGCACACTGTTGGTAGCCAGGTCGTTGTCTTGCCGAAGGATCTGCAGTACGAGAAGCCTCAGGTCGCTGGTAATTACATCGACGAGCTGGTTGGTGCCAAATTGCATAAGCTTCGAATCGTCCCGAGCGAAGTGTGCTCCGACGAAGAGTTCCTGCGTCGTGCGACGGTTGACATCACCGGGCTTCTGCCATCGGAAGAAGAATACAATCAGTTCATGGCCGATACTTCGGCAGACAAACGCGTTAAGCTGATCGATCGCCTGTTGGAACGAAAAGAGTTCTCTGAAATTTGGGCCATGCGTTGGGCCGAACTTCTGATGATCAAGAGCACCAACCGTGTGAGTAATAAGTCGGCTTTCCTGTATTACAGTTGGCTGACCGAGCAGATTTCCAACGACGTGCCACTCGATCAGATGGTTCGCGATCTCTTGTCCGCATCCGGTGGTACGTTCAGTAACCCGCCTACCAACTACTACGAAATCGAGACCGATACCCTTAAAACGGCCGAAAACGTGGCCCAGGTCTTTATGGGTCTACGAACCCAGTGTGCTCAGTGTCACAACCATCCGTTCGACCGTTGGACGATGGACGACTACTACAGCTTTGCCTCGTTCTTCGCTCAGATTGGTCGTAAGAATACCGAAGACTACCGCGAGCGAATCATCTACAACCGTGCCGGTGGAGACGTTCGCCACTTGGTCGGCAACAAGGTGATGGAGCCGAAGTTCCTCGGGGGCGTCGTGCCTGAAATGAAGGGCCGCGATCGTCGTGAAGTGCTTGCCGAGTGGTTGACCGCTCCAGAGAACCCGTACTTCGCCTCGAGTGTTGCCAACCGACTTTGGGCCAGCTTCTTTGGTATCGGGATTGTCGACCCTGTCGACGACGTCCGCGTCAGTAACCCGGCCTCGAACCCCGAGCTATACGAGACCTTGGGCAACAAATTGGTCGAATATAACTACGACTTCAAAAAGCTTGTTCGCGACATCTGTGCCTCGAAGGCCTATCAGCGAGCAACCGTGCCCAACGATAGCAACAAGACCGATACGAAGAACTTCGCCTACGCCCAAGTACGTCGTATCCCGGCCGAGCTGCTCTTGGATTGCATCAGTCAGGCCACCAGCCACGACGAAAAGTTCAAAGGTCTGCCACTCGGTTCGCGAGCCGTGCAGATTGCTGACGGCAAGACTTCCAACTACTTCCTGACAACCTTCGGTCGCAGCCAACGCGAAACCGTTTGTTCGTGTGAAGCAACCACATCGCCGACCTTGTCCCAGGCCTTGCACATGCTCAATGGAGCTGCAACGCAAGATAAAATCGGTCGTGGTAAGCTGATCGAAACTTGGATCAAGGAAGAGCAGACCAACGATCAGATCGTCGACAAGATCTACATCCGCTGCTTGAGCCGCAAACCGACGGCGGAAGAACGAGAGAAACTAACTGCCGTTCTCAAAGAAGAAGAGAACCGGCAACGCGGGCTCGAAGACGTCTTCTGGGCGGTCCTCAACTCGCGCGAGTTCATGTTTAACCACTAA
- a CDS encoding PPC domain-containing protein, which yields MRRLQVLLLATVIVTLISADILAAKPNFTRISPPGFQRGQEIEVLLRGDRLKDAQEILFFEPGVSMKSIEPEDDKKVKVTLSLTPDCRLGQHAMRLRTATGLSDVVLFYVGALPEIEEKEPNSDFKEPQAVEMGTTINGIIQNEDVDYFVINAKKGQRITAELTGLRLGLTFFDPYVAILNEQRFELAKSDDEPLLFQDCLCSLLAPEDGKYIVQVRESSYGGNGNCAYRLSVGDFPRPKGIYPTGGKPGEEIEVTWYGDPSGTQTAKVRLPEKEGEFLYYPEDQYGIAPSPNRLFVSSLPSVVEKEPNNDRKEATPMQGPGVASGVIEEKGDYDNFAFPAKKGQEFDVRVYARKDLRSYLDPVLDVYQQSNGKRLGGNDDTGGNIDSYVRVKAEEDTDLVVRVRDHLGSGSPLNIYRVEVTQRTPSLTIDIPEVERYKARTMSVPQDNYMAVLLTARRENFGGELKFDFKDLPEGIEVITFPMADNTNKLPVLLRAKPDAQLNGKLVDVVAKPTNQDIKVEGHVQQRTLLVRGQNNRDVWGHDSDRMAVAVVEKVPYKLEIVQPNVPVVRDGSMKLKVKVARAEGFEDEIRLRLLDDPPGIGASRSIKIEKGKNEAEIPVTANGSAAIGVHKICVLGTSGLLEVSSSFADLEIADRVVDFAFNQAACEQGQETQIVVGLSAKREFPGEATVELLGMPAGVTSEPIKVKNDAEKAVFNVKVAKDAKDGKHKSIVARITVTEKDEPIIQTNGNIELRVDKPLPPKVAPAKPKEDAKKKAEAPKPKPERPLSRLEQLRQAKESGD from the coding sequence ATGAGACGCCTCCAAGTTCTTCTATTGGCTACGGTCATCGTCACGTTGATCTCGGCTGATATCCTGGCTGCCAAGCCAAATTTCACGCGGATCAGCCCACCCGGTTTTCAGCGCGGTCAAGAGATCGAAGTGTTGTTGCGGGGAGATCGCTTGAAGGATGCCCAGGAGATTTTATTCTTCGAGCCTGGCGTCTCGATGAAATCAATCGAGCCAGAAGACGACAAGAAGGTGAAGGTCACCTTAAGTCTCACCCCTGATTGTCGTCTCGGTCAGCACGCGATGCGATTGCGAACGGCAACCGGTCTGAGCGATGTGGTGCTCTTCTACGTCGGAGCCCTGCCGGAAATCGAAGAGAAAGAACCCAACAGCGACTTTAAAGAACCGCAAGCCGTCGAGATGGGCACCACCATCAACGGCATCATTCAGAATGAAGACGTCGACTACTTTGTGATCAATGCCAAGAAAGGGCAGCGAATCACGGCCGAATTGACCGGCTTGCGACTGGGTTTGACCTTCTTCGATCCGTATGTCGCGATTCTCAACGAGCAGCGTTTTGAACTCGCCAAGAGCGACGACGAGCCTCTTTTGTTCCAAGACTGCCTGTGCTCGCTGTTGGCTCCTGAAGATGGTAAGTACATCGTTCAGGTTCGCGAAAGCAGCTACGGCGGAAACGGCAACTGTGCATACCGTCTGAGCGTCGGCGACTTTCCACGGCCCAAAGGCATCTACCCAACCGGTGGCAAGCCAGGCGAAGAAATCGAAGTCACCTGGTACGGCGATCCTTCCGGTACGCAAACCGCTAAGGTTCGCCTGCCTGAGAAGGAAGGCGAATTTCTCTACTATCCAGAAGATCAGTACGGAATCGCTCCTTCTCCTAACCGTTTGTTTGTTTCGAGTCTGCCAAGCGTCGTCGAAAAAGAGCCCAACAACGACCGTAAAGAAGCCACCCCCATGCAAGGGCCAGGCGTTGCCAGCGGTGTGATTGAAGAGAAGGGTGACTACGACAACTTCGCATTCCCGGCCAAAAAGGGGCAAGAGTTTGACGTCCGCGTCTATGCTCGCAAAGACCTGCGTTCCTACTTGGATCCTGTGCTCGATGTCTATCAGCAATCCAACGGCAAACGCCTGGGTGGCAACGATGACACCGGCGGAAACATCGATAGCTATGTTCGCGTGAAAGCGGAAGAAGACACCGACTTAGTGGTTCGCGTCCGCGACCATCTTGGCTCTGGCAGCCCTTTGAATATCTATCGCGTGGAAGTGACGCAGCGTACGCCTAGCCTGACTATCGATATTCCAGAAGTCGAACGTTACAAGGCCCGTACTATGAGTGTTCCGCAAGACAACTACATGGCCGTCTTGTTAACCGCTCGTCGCGAGAACTTCGGTGGAGAATTGAAGTTCGACTTCAAGGATTTGCCCGAAGGTATCGAAGTGATCACCTTTCCTATGGCCGACAATACGAACAAGCTACCGGTCTTGTTACGAGCGAAGCCCGATGCTCAGCTCAACGGCAAGTTGGTCGATGTCGTGGCCAAGCCAACCAATCAAGACATTAAAGTCGAAGGGCACGTGCAGCAACGCACCTTGCTGGTTCGCGGACAAAACAACCGCGATGTATGGGGTCACGACTCCGACCGCATGGCGGTCGCCGTCGTGGAGAAAGTTCCCTACAAGCTAGAGATCGTTCAGCCGAACGTGCCGGTCGTTCGCGACGGTTCGATGAAGTTGAAGGTGAAAGTCGCGCGGGCCGAAGGGTTTGAAGACGAAATTCGGTTGCGTCTGCTCGACGACCCCCCGGGCATTGGTGCTTCGCGTTCGATCAAAATCGAAAAGGGTAAAAACGAAGCAGAGATTCCCGTTACAGCCAACGGTAGTGCGGCCATTGGCGTTCACAAGATTTGCGTCTTGGGAACCTCCGGCCTGTTGGAAGTCTCTTCCTCCTTCGCTGACTTGGAAATTGCGGATCGCGTGGTCGACTTCGCATTTAATCAGGCTGCCTGCGAACAAGGTCAAGAGACTCAGATCGTCGTGGGCTTGAGCGCCAAACGCGAGTTCCCCGGCGAAGCAACTGTCGAACTACTGGGTATGCCCGCTGGCGTAACCTCGGAACCCATCAAAGTGAAGAACGACGCAGAAAAGGCGGTCTTCAACGTCAAGGTTGCCAAAGATGCCAAGGATGGTAAGCACAAGTCGATCGTGGCACGAATCACGGTGACTGAAAAGGACGAGCCGATTATCCAAACTAACGGCAACATTGAACTGCGGGTCGATAAGCCGCTGCCACCTAAAGTTGCTCCTGCTAAGCCTAAGGAGGACGCCAAGAAGAAAGCTGAAGCTCCTAAGCCGAAGCCGGAGCGTCCGCTAAGCCGCTTGGAGCAGTTACGTCAGGCCAAGGAATCGGGCGATTAA
- a CDS encoding DUF1501 domain-containing protein: protein MNKCDGNPLSRRNFLTVGAAAGLGLSMSDMFRLQEAQAEIKNYDFIEAKAKSVIHIFLPGGAPQQELWDPKPYSPIEYRGEMKTIKTNTGEYFSETLPKTAQIADKLCVIRSMSHGEAAHERGTHNMFTGYRPSPALKFPSFGAVVSHEYGPRKNLPPYVCVPNVPNEYAGTGYLSSSFAPFSLGSDPASGGFKVRDLSLPGGVDDARFYRRRSALEAVNNYFAQKNESDQVAAMDTFYERAYSLVSSPEAREAFNIEAEDAKLRDEYGRNQAGQRMLMARRLVQAGVRMVTLTYGGWDMHQRITDSVKRQVPSFDQAFSALIRDLERQGILDDTLVMVSSEFGRTPKINKDAGRDHWPKVFSVALAGGGLKKGYIHGASNATSSEPEIDPVGPEDLATTMYHQMGIVADKELMAPGDRPIEIVDGGKVIKDLLA from the coding sequence ATGAACAAGTGCGATGGGAACCCGCTAAGTCGACGTAATTTTCTGACTGTCGGCGCGGCAGCCGGTCTGGGACTGAGCATGTCCGACATGTTCCGTCTACAAGAGGCCCAGGCAGAAATCAAGAATTATGATTTCATCGAAGCCAAGGCCAAGAGCGTTATCCATATCTTCCTGCCCGGTGGTGCTCCTCAACAAGAGCTATGGGATCCGAAGCCTTACTCGCCGATCGAATATCGCGGTGAGATGAAGACGATCAAAACCAACACCGGCGAGTACTTTAGCGAGACGCTCCCTAAAACCGCTCAAATTGCTGACAAGCTTTGCGTCATTCGTTCGATGAGCCACGGTGAGGCCGCTCACGAACGTGGCACGCACAACATGTTCACCGGTTACCGTCCGAGCCCTGCATTGAAGTTCCCTAGCTTCGGTGCTGTGGTGAGTCACGAATACGGGCCACGAAAGAATCTGCCTCCTTACGTTTGTGTACCGAATGTACCCAACGAATACGCAGGCACCGGGTATCTCAGCTCTTCCTTTGCACCATTCTCGTTGGGTTCCGATCCGGCCAGTGGTGGTTTCAAGGTTCGTGACTTGAGCCTGCCAGGCGGGGTGGATGACGCTCGTTTCTATCGTCGTCGCTCAGCTTTGGAAGCCGTCAACAACTACTTCGCTCAGAAGAACGAGTCGGATCAGGTTGCGGCCATGGATACCTTCTACGAGCGAGCTTACAGTCTGGTGTCTTCACCAGAAGCTCGTGAAGCATTCAACATCGAAGCTGAAGACGCTAAGCTTCGCGATGAATATGGTCGCAATCAGGCAGGCCAACGCATGCTGATGGCCCGACGTCTAGTCCAGGCCGGAGTACGCATGGTCACGCTGACCTATGGCGGTTGGGACATGCATCAACGCATTACCGACAGCGTCAAGCGTCAGGTGCCAAGCTTCGACCAGGCCTTCTCGGCGTTAATTCGCGATCTGGAACGTCAGGGTATTCTGGACGATACGCTCGTGATGGTTTCCTCCGAATTTGGTCGTACGCCGAAGATCAACAAGGACGCCGGTCGAGATCACTGGCCGAAAGTTTTCAGCGTGGCATTGGCCGGTGGTGGTCTGAAGAAGGGCTATATCCACGGGGCTTCCAACGCCACTTCCAGTGAACCGGAAATTGATCCGGTTGGTCCTGAGGATCTTGCCACCACCATGTACCACCAAATGGGCATCGTGGCCGACAAGGAATTGATGGCACCTGGTGATCGTCCGATTGAAATCGTTGACGGTGGTAAGGTCATCAAAGATCTGCTGGCGTAA
- a CDS encoding outer membrane protein assembly factor BamB family protein, whose protein sequence is MMLAGYRRSVSLSIVLGALLLGCRQEPVDEIRAPQGEAAQAADPVSLPPGSWPWWRGEDRDGIAHHEIADFQWSSQPNVVWSAKIQGLGHSTPIIVGDKVFLTTADAKQETKSLICFETVMGKPVWTTTVHQGGFMRTHQKNSQASATPASDGNYIFTAYVVKDSLYVTAVDMKGQIVWQKEAGPFQSQHGYGSSPIIYESFVIVLSDSNGPGFLAALRRDTGDIAWRVGRSTEPSYGTPILAEIDGKQQILVGGTGSTSAYDPQNGDLLWSVDGPAKTTANTPAVAGDLVISTGGYPQNGSIAVRVGASEEEGREEIVWEARERIYVPSPLVHDGKIYAVNDDGIGLCYDAQTGERLSRKRIGGNFSSSLTLYGKHMLVPDEDGTMHVFEATPDFNSVGEFRLEGSGFASPVFAGGKLYWRTSTHLFCLAPAS, encoded by the coding sequence ATGATGCTCGCAGGATATCGCCGAAGTGTGTCGCTTTCGATCGTGCTAGGCGCGTTGTTGCTTGGCTGTCGGCAAGAACCTGTCGACGAAATTCGAGCCCCGCAAGGCGAAGCCGCTCAAGCTGCAGACCCCGTGTCGTTGCCACCCGGCAGTTGGCCCTGGTGGCGCGGAGAAGATCGCGATGGCATCGCTCATCACGAGATCGCCGATTTTCAGTGGTCCAGCCAGCCAAACGTTGTCTGGAGTGCCAAAATCCAAGGGCTAGGGCATTCTACGCCTATTATTGTCGGGGATAAAGTCTTTCTGACGACAGCCGATGCCAAGCAAGAAACAAAGTCGCTGATCTGCTTCGAGACGGTCATGGGTAAGCCCGTTTGGACCACCACCGTCCATCAGGGCGGCTTTATGCGGACGCATCAAAAGAATTCCCAGGCATCGGCAACTCCGGCAAGCGACGGCAACTATATTTTCACCGCGTATGTCGTGAAAGACTCGCTATATGTCACAGCGGTCGATATGAAAGGGCAAATTGTCTGGCAGAAAGAGGCCGGACCATTCCAAAGTCAGCACGGCTACGGGAGTTCGCCAATCATTTACGAGTCGTTCGTGATCGTCTTGTCCGACTCGAATGGGCCAGGTTTTTTGGCCGCTTTGCGACGAGACACCGGAGATATCGCTTGGCGTGTAGGGCGTTCCACCGAACCAAGCTATGGCACGCCCATTCTGGCCGAAATCGACGGCAAGCAGCAGATCCTGGTGGGGGGGACCGGCAGTACGTCCGCGTATGACCCCCAAAATGGCGATCTCTTATGGTCGGTAGATGGTCCTGCGAAGACGACGGCCAATACCCCAGCGGTGGCGGGGGACTTGGTGATTTCTACCGGCGGCTATCCTCAGAATGGTTCGATTGCCGTTCGAGTTGGTGCAAGCGAAGAGGAAGGCCGTGAAGAGATCGTATGGGAAGCCAGGGAGCGAATTTATGTACCGTCACCTCTAGTGCACGATGGCAAGATATATGCCGTCAACGACGATGGAATCGGGCTTTGCTATGACGCCCAGACCGGCGAACGGCTTTCGAGAAAGCGGATCGGCGGTAACTTTAGTTCCTCATTGACTTTATATGGCAAGCACATGCTGGTACCTGACGAGGACGGGACCATGCACGTCTTCGAGGCTACCCCTGATTTTAACTCGGTGGGCGAGTTTCGCCTGGAGGGTAGTGGCTTTGCCAGCCCCGTGTTTGCCGGGGGAAAACTATATTGGCGAACCTCCACCCATCTATTTTGCTTGGCGCCCGCTTCTTAG
- a CDS encoding tetratricopeptide repeat protein — translation MVGRFSLFVVATLVCGLLTFPLAAEDYAGQADLDNAVDLKLDAEGMDDLAKVAELCESALDKGLHQEDQVFAKQLLTSVRYQRAEAMGKGIFEEAQQRKDWKELRDKAIAEADMGLKYDDSVGMLHFLKARLLLLPDGDRDQAEKSINKAIELLKGTGEPLSKALVVSLVFAEGSDAQIDVLTKAIEAHPNNADAYRLRGLMYLEQEKFQEALADLKVVTEQLAPGDLTSLQAYARAFAKLGEFDEAIKAVDQIIQANPNSPIGYLLRAQFKTMAGNLNAAIEDLDQVLVLAPRSVPALLMRASLYVERQDYKSALQDVERALAADTGNMQALLMRATLNAQEGKFAEAIRDLEALQIRNSENATISLQLATLYQADKRPRKAVEVYDQVLKIEPDNAIALRGKGDALLSYGKHAEAVETYLAALKLQDDEEGGILNNLAWVLATSTKEDVRDGEKALKYAEKACEATDYAQAHILSTLAAAHAEKGDFKEARKWSKKAVEVAGGDEAAAEIRDHLKSELEAYDANQAWREIQNTKEGGKMETIAGPASKVAEQLKEATQEKPDDQKKKDDQPEMPEPAPDMAPVS, via the coding sequence ATGGTTGGGCGATTCTCCCTCTTCGTGGTAGCCACACTGGTTTGTGGGCTACTTACCTTCCCTCTAGCGGCTGAGGATTACGCCGGGCAAGCCGATCTCGACAATGCCGTCGACTTGAAACTCGATGCCGAAGGGATGGACGACCTGGCAAAAGTCGCCGAACTTTGCGAATCGGCCTTAGATAAGGGTCTCCACCAAGAAGACCAAGTCTTTGCGAAGCAGCTGCTCACCTCAGTCCGCTACCAGCGTGCCGAAGCTATGGGCAAAGGTATCTTCGAGGAAGCTCAGCAGCGCAAGGACTGGAAAGAGCTTCGCGATAAAGCCATAGCCGAAGCTGACATGGGGCTGAAGTACGACGATTCGGTCGGCATGCTGCACTTCCTCAAAGCTCGTCTTCTGCTGCTTCCAGACGGAGACCGAGACCAAGCCGAGAAGAGTATCAACAAGGCGATCGAGCTCTTAAAAGGGACCGGCGAGCCTCTCTCGAAAGCTCTGGTTGTCTCGCTTGTGTTTGCCGAAGGCTCCGATGCCCAGATCGACGTGCTGACCAAGGCCATTGAAGCCCACCCGAACAACGCCGACGCCTATCGGCTGCGTGGGTTGATGTACCTGGAACAGGAAAAGTTTCAGGAAGCGCTGGCCGACTTGAAGGTCGTCACCGAACAACTGGCTCCCGGTGATCTGACTTCGCTACAAGCCTACGCACGTGCATTCGCCAAGCTAGGCGAATTCGACGAAGCGATCAAAGCCGTCGACCAAATCATTCAAGCCAACCCCAACTCGCCAATTGGCTACTTGCTGCGAGCCCAGTTCAAGACGATGGCCGGTAATTTGAACGCGGCGATCGAAGACCTGGATCAGGTCCTGGTTCTCGCTCCACGATCGGTGCCTGCTCTTTTGATGCGAGCAAGCTTGTACGTAGAACGTCAAGACTACAAATCGGCCCTGCAAGATGTCGAGCGTGCTTTAGCTGCTGACACCGGCAACATGCAGGCCTTGCTCATGCGTGCCACGTTGAACGCTCAGGAAGGAAAGTTCGCCGAAGCGATTCGCGATCTTGAAGCACTGCAAATTCGCAATAGCGAGAACGCCACGATCAGCTTGCAATTGGCGACGCTTTATCAAGCCGATAAGCGTCCTCGCAAAGCAGTGGAAGTTTATGACCAGGTACTTAAAATCGAGCCAGATAATGCTATCGCATTGCGTGGCAAAGGGGACGCATTACTTTCTTACGGCAAACATGCCGAAGCAGTCGAAACCTATTTGGCCGCTTTGAAGCTTCAAGATGATGAGGAAGGCGGCATCCTGAACAACCTGGCTTGGGTCTTGGCGACGTCTACTAAGGAAGACGTTCGCGACGGCGAGAAGGCGCTCAAGTATGCAGAGAAAGCATGCGAAGCGACCGACTACGCCCAGGCTCACATCCTTTCGACCTTGGCTGCGGCCCATGCCGAAAAGGGTGATTTCAAGGAAGCCCGCAAATGGTCGAAGAAAGCCGTTGAAGTCGCTGGCGGGGACGAAGCTGCCGCCGAAATTCGTGATCATCTGAAGAGCGAACTGGAAGCATACGATGCCAACCAGGCATGGCGAGAAATTCAAAACACCAAAGAAGGTGGCAAAATGGAGACCATCGCTGGCCCTGCTTCGAAGGTGGCCGAGCAGCTGAAAGAAGCCACCCAAGAAAAGCCCGACGACCAGAAAAAGAAAGACGACCAGCCGGAGATGCCCGAACCGGCTCCGGATATGGCCCCGGTCTCGTAA
- a CDS encoding 4a-hydroxytetrahydrobiopterin dehydratase — protein MDIQTSDQLTQKKCKPCEGGVDACSLNEANDQLAKLDGWYLTHDGQRIRKDWTVKNFIAGMEFFNKVAEVAESDGHHPDLHIVGYRNASIELWTHAIGGLSENDFILAAKIDALPVEVKS, from the coding sequence ATGGATATTCAAACGTCGGATCAACTGACGCAGAAGAAGTGCAAGCCGTGCGAAGGGGGTGTGGATGCGTGCAGCTTAAACGAAGCCAACGATCAATTAGCCAAGCTCGACGGTTGGTACCTAACGCACGACGGCCAGCGAATTCGTAAGGACTGGACCGTAAAGAATTTCATCGCTGGCATGGAATTCTTTAACAAGGTCGCCGAAGTAGCCGAATCAGACGGGCACCACCCCGACCTGCACATCGTCGGATATCGGAATGCTTCGATCGAACTATGGACCCACGCGATCGGCGGACTTAGCGAGAACGACTTTATCCTAGCCGCCAAGATCGATGCGTTGCCGGTGGAAGTGAAGTCGTAA
- a CDS encoding dual specificity protein phosphatase family protein, whose product MKRFFQHLYAKSIYWPSYVYNWTMIRRLKWWRWYDEIDPHVFVGAVPSRKMAVDLAESGIKGVINTCHEYEGPLDVYKEHGVEQLYLPTVDFTPPSVEDIDEGVCFIEKFVAQEKDVYVHCKAGRARSATIVLCWLMKAKDMSPEQAQVYLLEKRRQVLATLYRRPVVQAYYRRLQETAKT is encoded by the coding sequence ATGAAGCGTTTTTTTCAGCACTTGTACGCGAAATCAATTTACTGGCCTTCGTACGTCTATAACTGGACGATGATCCGGCGGCTCAAGTGGTGGCGCTGGTACGACGAAATCGATCCGCATGTTTTCGTCGGTGCCGTCCCTTCGCGCAAGATGGCTGTCGATCTGGCTGAAAGCGGCATCAAGGGCGTCATCAATACGTGCCACGAATATGAAGGGCCTCTGGACGTCTATAAAGAGCACGGCGTCGAACAGCTTTATCTACCGACTGTCGACTTCACCCCACCTAGTGTCGAGGATATCGACGAAGGGGTCTGTTTTATCGAAAAGTTCGTTGCCCAAGAGAAGGACGTCTACGTCCACTGCAAAGCAGGCCGAGCACGCAGTGCGACCATCGTGCTGTGCTGGCTGATGAAGGCCAAGGACATGAGCCCGGAACAGGCCCAGGTTTATCTTTTAGAGAAGCGACGCCAGGTGTTGGCGACCCTTTATCGTCGACCAGTCGTACAAGCCTACTACCGACGCTTGCAGGAAACGGCCAAGACCTAA